A portion of the Gasterosteus aculeatus chromosome 12, fGasAcu3.hap1.1, whole genome shotgun sequence genome contains these proteins:
- the LOC120833794 gene encoding PWWP domain-containing DNA repair factor 3B: MGKTQPTNAKMKGGSRKTKRKSTEKVASDTEDVDALPGDDVAAFSPLAGASFLPSTPRRGRRRMGRTQESRLTSTPVHSSSADLLAGVSESPTGAKQEVLQPTPLKTSEVDSTPSQTPKSRRRGARASQPRQVRLRLSKERAQTCNTNNGPAAACRRGRKRNAKKEDTTTLPAKRCRPRFELEKLDASSQDGSLLSSDLSIELSHHEEPPPSLSFQEDEGSEEDELPSFLMQVDKKPPSFAPGAFVWHKMRNHPFWPALVKSVNRKQKKASIMFIDEREIHKKKGFTVVLKTLKPFDCEEANELQCKAKEKYDTAIDWALELITDYRIRIACGSFSGSFLEYFAHDMSYPVRRKYPKAASERLTISSDEGMEARDEDHTEDGCSEQHEDVCRSSKRLLPDRTHAAHNRANEKLVHFIVKQRMVDQRLLAVISGQQQSRWFRSFLSASRRRVVNIYLEDDQQLDQVYWYLNELYANARASASAPLLAKMRSMERVPFVLDVLLPEAIIHAIAGVDNVPVKKAEEKYLRGRCISNRERQEFDLMIEQQMRKKSKRQRTSVALFSDPIS, translated from the exons ATGGGGAAGACCCAGCCAACCAACGCAAAGATGAAAG GTGGATctcggaaaacaaaaagaaaatctacaGAGAAAGTCGCCTCGGACACGGAGGATGTAGATGCTCTGCCGGGCGACGATGTTGCCGCCTTCAGCCCGCTCGCCGGCGCCAGTTTCTTACCGAGTACCCCGAGAAGAGGCAGGAGGCGGATGGGACGGACGCAAGAATCACGCCTGACCTCCACACCCGTCCACAGCTCCTCCGCTGACCTCCTGGCCGGCGTTTcagagtcccctacaggagcaaAACAAGAAGTGCTACAGCCCACTCCGTTAAAG ACGTCCGAGGTGGATTCAactcccagtcaaactcccaAAAGCCGCCGAAGGGGGGCTCGTGCTTCCCAGCCGAGACAAGTCCGACTAAGGCTGTCGAAGGAGCGCGCACAAacctgcaacacaaacaacggCCCTGCAGCCGCGTGCCGACGAGGCAGAAAGCGCAATGCAAAAAAGGAGGACACCACTACTCTGCCAGCCAAACGCTGCagacccagatttgaactggagAAGCTTGACGCATCGAGCCAAG ACGGCTCATTGCTCTCTTCAGATCTATCAATAGAGCTGAGTCACCACGAGGAACCGCCGCCATCTTTGTCCTTCCAGGAAGACGAGGGAAGCGAGGAGGATGAGCTACCGAGTTTCTTGATGCAGGTGGACAAAA AGCCCCCGTCCTTCGCACCGGGGGCGTTTGTGTGGCACAAAATGAGAAATCATCCCTTCTGGCCGGCATTG GTGAAAAGTGTAAACCGTAAGCAGAAAAAAGCCAGCATCATGTTCATCGATGAACGAGAGATTCACAAAAAGAAAGG GTTTACTGTGGTTCTGAAAACCTTGAAGCCTTTTGACTGCGAGGAAGCCAATGAGCTTCAG TGTAAAGCCAAAGAAAAGTATGATACTGCGATTGATTGGGCCTTGGAGCTGATCACAGACTACAGAATACGGATCG ccTGTGGCTCATTTTCAGGCTCCTTCCTCGAGTACTTTGCTCATGACATGA GCTATCCAGTGAGGAGAAAGTACCCGAAGGCCGCCTCGGAGAGACTGACCATCAGCAGCGACGAAGGGATGGAGGCCAGGGACGAAGACCACACGGAGGACGGATGTAGTGAACAGCACGAGGACGTCTGCAGGAGTTCCAAGAGGCTGCTGCCAGACCGGACTCACGCCGCCCACAACCGCGCCAACGAGAAGCTGGTACATTTCATCGTGAAGCAGCGCATGGTGGACCAACGCCTTCTG GCCGTGATCAGCGGGCAGCAGCAGTCCAGATGGTTTCGCTCTTTCCTGAGTGCCAGTCGGAGACGGGTGGTGAACATATACCTGGAAGATGACCAGCAGTTGGACCAGGTCTACTGGTACCTGAATGAGCTCTACGCAAACGCCAGGGCCAGCGCCAGCGCCCCTCTGCTGGCAAAGATGCGATCCATGGAGCGCGTCCCCTTTGTCCTGGATGTGCTTCTTCCTGAG GCCATCATCCACGCCATAGCTGGAGTGGACAATGTCCCGGTAAAAAAGGCAGAAGAAAAATACCTAAGAGGACGATGTATAAGTAACAG GGAAAGGCAAGAGTTTGACTTGATGATTGAACAGCAGATGAGGAAAAAATCAAAGCGTCAGAGGACGTCTGTTGCGCTATTCTCCGATCCCATCAGTTAG